In Etheostoma cragini isolate CJK2018 chromosome 9, CSU_Ecrag_1.0, whole genome shotgun sequence, the following are encoded in one genomic region:
- the LOC117950015 gene encoding receptor-transporting protein 2-like, whose protein sequence is MAETEWTSIFQITAKNLIDSWRLEFDDSIVPNRQQPGWKKSIVYTSARFHCSECGRRWSSNKVGVVCNMRLASRQGVVKVRPSRQNCKICSNAPMEKPSITSENIKPLLQNLVEKIRIKCYNEDLGRKKRPFRSFDAKSPHEPAHCEACMQGICPKTKSY, encoded by the exons ATGGCAGAGACAGAGTGGACAAGTATCTTTCAGATTACAGCAAAGAATCTTATAGACTCCTGGCGTCTGGAGTTTGATGACAGTATTGTGCCCAACCGCCAACAACCGGGCTGGAAGAAGTCTATTGTTTACACAAGTGCACG GTTCCACTGCAGCGAGTGTGGAAGACGCTGGTCTTCCAACAAGGTGGGGGTGGTCTGCAACATGCGCCTGGCGTCCAGGCAGGGTGTTGTCAAGGTGAGGCCCTCCCGTCAGAACTGTAAGATTTGCAGCAATGCTCCAATGGAGAAGCCAAGTATCACTTCAGAGAACATCAAACCCCTCCTGCAGAATCTGGTGGAGAAGATAAGAATCAAATGCTACAATGAAGACCTGGGCAGAAAGAAAAGGCCCTTCAGAAGCTTTGATGCCAAAAGTCCCCACGAGCCTGCTCATTGTGAGGCCTGTATGCAAGGCATCTGTCCAAAGACAAAGTCATATTAG
- the LOC117950016 gene encoding receptor-transporting protein 3-like: MAQSEWTSIFQMKTRDLKQGDTWRLEFDEIIEPNRLNPGWEQYIRNTCARFKCTKCGRGWPSNRVMVVFHMCLTSGHGVVKVRPFRQNCKQCSGAPMDKPSITSENIDILLENLVEKIRIKCYHEDLGKEYRPFVSLDVKSPHEPAHCEACMAGICTRN, encoded by the exons ATGGCACAGTCAGAGTGGACAAGTATTTTCCAGATGAAAACAAGAGATCTTAAACAAGGAGACACCTGGCGTCTGGAGTTTGATGAAATTATTGAACCTAACCGCCTAAACCCAGGCTGGGAGCAGTACATTAGGAACACATGTGCAAG GTTCAAATGCACCAAGTGTGGAAGAGGCTGGCCTTCCAACCGGGTGATGGTGGTCTTTCACATGTGCCTGACATCCGGACATGGCGTTGTCAAAGTTAGGCCCTTCCGTCAGAATTGCAAGCAGTGCAGCGGAGCGCCAATGGATAAGCCCAGCATCACCTCAGAGAACATCGACATCCTCCTGGAGAATCTGGTGGAGAAGATAAGAATCAAATGCTACCATGAAGACCTGGGAAAAGAATACAGGCCTTTTGTTAGCCTGGATGTCAAAAGTCCCCATGAGCCTGCTCACTGTGAGGCCTGCATGGCAGGCATCTGTACGAGGAATTGA